The Primulina eburnea isolate SZY01 chromosome 8, ASM2296580v1, whole genome shotgun sequence genome contains a region encoding:
- the LOC140838523 gene encoding 9-cis-epoxycarotenoid dioxygenase NCED1, chloroplastic-like has translation MANSNAYAATSSWIKPKSRAPLIPELGSCKRSLSVSQHNLLPHRKGKFDIKSSLQVPTIRLPNQTQIQKARKPATIEKRKSPSSPMKPQWSLLQKAAAIALDAVESALTAQELEHPFPKTADPVVQIAGNFSPVPERPVKRKLPVTGKIPDSIQGVYVRNGANPLFEPLAGHHLFDGDGMIHSVKISDGSASYACRFTETQRLIQERDLGRPVFPKAIGELHGHSGIARLLLFYARGVFKLVDHDHGTGVANAGLVYFNNRLLAMSEDDLPYNVRVDPDGDLETVGRYSFNGQLKSPMIAHPKLDPVSGELFALSYDVIQNPYLKYFWFSRNGEKSEDIEIPVSEPTMMHDFAITENFVIVPDQQVVFKLSEMIRGGSPVVYDKKKVARFGVLDKYAKNSSGIKWVEVPDCFCFHLWNAWEEPETDEIVVIGSCMTPPDSIFNECEEGLKSVLSEIRLNLKTGKSTRRPILSYEHQVNLEAGMVNRNRLGRKTQYAYLAIAEPWPKVSGFAKVNLFTGEIRKFIYGDEKFGGEPMFLPASPDSKSEDDGYILTFVHDEKAWKSELQIINAMTMKLEASVKLPSRVPYGFHGTFINEKDLANQA, from the coding sequence ATGGCTAATTCAAACGCTTACGCTGCCACAAGTTCATGGATTAAACCTAAATCGCGCGCGCCATTAATACCCGAGTTGGGCTCCTGCAAAAGATCTTTGTCCGTCAGCCAGCACAATCTTTTGCCGCACAGAAAAGGCAAATTCGACATAAAATCCTCCCTCCAAGTTCCAACGATCCGTCTCCCGAACCAAACCCAAATCCAGAAGGCTAGAAAACCAGCTACTATCGAAAAGCGGAAGTCGCCTTCTTCTCCAATGAAGCCACAATGGAGTTTGCTTCAGAAAGCTGCGGCAATAGCTCTGGATGCAGTGGAGAGTGCACTGACTGCTCAAGAGCTGGAGCACCCTTTTCCTAAAACAGCAGACCCTGTTGTCCAAATCGCCGGAAACTTCTCCCCTGTACCGGAACGGCCAGTGAAGCGCAAACTCCCGGTCACTGGGAAAATCCCGGACTCCATTCAAGGTGTGTACGTGAGAAATGGGGCTAATCCGCTCTTCGAGCCGCTCGCAGGACACCACCTCTTCGATGGCGATGGCATGATTCACAGTGTGAAAATTTCTGATGGCTCTGCTAGCTATGCCTGTCGGTTTACGGAGACACAAAGACTGATCCAGGAACGGGATTTGGGCCGCCCTGTTTTTCCAAAAGCTATTGGAGAGCTACACGGCCATTCAGGCATAGCTAGGCTGCTGCTTTTTTATGCTCGCGGGGTGTTTAAGCTGGTTGATCATGACCATGGAACCGGAGTTGCGAACGCTGGATTGGTGTACTTCAACAACCGTTTATTGGCCATGTCCGAAGATGATTTGCCTTATAATGTACGGGTGGATCCGGATGGGGACCTCGAAACAGTGGGAAGGTACAGTTTCAATGGTCAGTTAAAGTCCCCCATGATTGCTCACCCGAAGCTCGACCCAGTCTCTGGCGAGCTCTTTGCTCTGAGCTACGACGTGATTCAGAATCCTTACTTGAAGTACTTTTGGTTTTCAAGAAACGGTGAGAAATCAGAGGACATCGAGATCCCGGTTTCTGAACCGACAATGATGCATGATTTCGCTATTACAGAAAATTTCGTGATCGTGCCGGATCAGCAGGTGGTGTTCAAGTTGTCGGAAATGATCAGAGGCGGTTCTCCGGTTGTGTACGATAAGAAAAAAGTCGCCAGGTTCGGTGTGTTGGACAAGTATGCAAAGAACTCTTCTGGGATCAAGTGGGTGGAGGTGCCTGATTGCTTCTGTTTCCATCTTTGGAATGCATGGGAGGAGCCTGAAACAGATGAAATAGTTGTCATTGGTTCATGTATGACTCCCCCGGACTCAATTTTCAACGAATGCGAAGAAGGATTAAAGAGTGTTCTGTCCGAAATAAGGCTAAATTTGAAGACCGGAAAATCGACACGAAGGCCCATCCTGTCATATGAACATCAGGTAAATTTAGAAGCAGGAATGGTGAACAGAAATAGGCTTGGAAGAAAAACCCAATACGCATATCTTGCCATTGCAGAGCCATGGCCAAAAGTCTCCGGGTTCGCAAAGGTAAACCTTTTCACAGGCGAAATCAGGAAATTCATTTACGGGGATGAGAAATTCGGGGGAGAACCCATGTTTCTTCCTGCAAGCCCAGATTCAAAATCCGAAGACGATGGCTATATCCTGACATTCGTCCATGATGAAAAGGCTTGGAAATCAGAACTCCAGATTATCAATGCCATGACAATGAAATTGGAGGCCTCAGTTAAGCTCCCATCAAGAGTTCCCTATGGTTTTCACGGTACATTCATCAATGAAAAAGACTTGGCAAACCAGGCCTGA